One Qipengyuania aurantiaca genomic region harbors:
- a CDS encoding autotransporter assembly complex protein TamA, translating to MQPHRAANATANPCPPRTAASANTSSPTDRSLLTPALCAAALALAATPLAAQDPEAPASLEELIPDSAVENPDEWASKGADTSQPSDVTAPDPETPIAEPPGLDLAWPDDIAIEGFEPLEPEEDIEFADLDLGQSQVALEEAETERLADNLVLGFPQTEPPFSERGDFVERYEALSTIEELEDEDANVAQLAARAREDEELLGNLLRVYGYYDGQVLRSIGSIQAGDDAAEAQPTVRFDIIPGDRYKVGTVNLGNLSAAPDYEALRETFGIYPGDFLQSDTILQEQFDLDRALGETGYPFAAIDEPQLLIDHERVEGDLTLNVEPNGKYVFGKVTSSDPRFLSGRHLSTIARFEPGETYQRSLSMDLRRAVTATGLVSSVSVTPREVTPPQGDQPGVVAMDVDISRAKLRTIAGAIGYGSEEGFRLQASWEHRNLFPPEGALRLRGIVGTQEQLAGVTFRKNNFGGRDRVLTVDAYANTIDSPAFDARTVALVGIYERKSTLLFQKEISWSGGLELVATQERPPDIDGVSQPRQTYFVAALPGTILLDQTDDLLDPTRGFRLGARLSPEASTTNSVESFYLRSQVDGSYYQSLGDKLVLAGRATFGSIPGADLLDIAPSRRFYAGGGGSVRGYGYRKIGPSDELGEPTGGRSLVELAVEARIRTGFFDGAVSVVPFVDAGSVGPGPTPNFEEIKIGAGVGLRYHTGFGPLRVDVGVPLTPDEDDAPVAVYVSLGQAF from the coding sequence GTGCAACCGCACCGCGCGGCGAACGCGACGGCGAACCCATGCCCTCCAAGGACGGCAGCCAGCGCGAATACAAGCTCGCCGACTGATCGTTCTTTACTGACGCCGGCCCTGTGTGCCGCCGCGCTTGCGCTGGCGGCGACGCCGCTGGCCGCGCAGGATCCCGAAGCTCCGGCAAGTCTCGAAGAGCTGATTCCGGACAGCGCGGTCGAAAACCCCGATGAATGGGCGTCCAAAGGGGCGGACACATCCCAGCCGTCCGACGTCACCGCACCCGATCCGGAAACGCCCATCGCCGAACCGCCCGGCCTCGATCTCGCCTGGCCGGACGACATTGCGATCGAGGGCTTCGAACCGCTCGAGCCGGAAGAGGATATCGAGTTCGCCGATCTCGATCTCGGCCAGTCGCAGGTCGCTTTGGAGGAGGCGGAAACCGAACGCCTTGCCGACAATCTCGTACTCGGTTTTCCGCAGACCGAGCCGCCCTTTTCCGAGCGTGGCGATTTCGTCGAACGCTACGAAGCGCTTTCGACAATCGAGGAGCTGGAGGACGAGGACGCCAATGTCGCGCAGCTCGCCGCCCGTGCGCGCGAGGACGAGGAACTGCTCGGCAACCTGCTGCGCGTCTACGGCTATTACGACGGGCAGGTGCTGCGCTCTATCGGCAGCATCCAGGCTGGCGACGACGCAGCCGAAGCGCAGCCGACCGTTCGCTTCGACATCATTCCGGGCGATCGCTACAAGGTCGGCACGGTAAACCTCGGCAATCTTTCCGCGGCGCCCGATTACGAGGCCTTGCGCGAGACCTTCGGCATCTATCCCGGCGATTTCCTGCAAAGCGACACGATCCTGCAGGAGCAGTTCGACCTCGACCGCGCGCTGGGCGAGACCGGCTATCCCTTTGCCGCCATCGACGAGCCGCAGTTGCTGATCGACCATGAACGGGTCGAGGGCGATCTCACGCTCAACGTCGAACCCAACGGCAAATACGTCTTCGGCAAAGTGACGAGCAGCGACCCGCGCTTCCTGTCGGGCCGCCACCTGTCCACCATCGCGCGTTTCGAGCCGGGCGAGACCTACCAGCGCAGCCTTTCTATGGACTTGCGCCGCGCCGTCACCGCGACGGGGCTCGTCTCGTCGGTTTCGGTAACGCCTCGCGAGGTCACGCCGCCGCAGGGCGACCAGCCGGGGGTTGTGGCGATGGACGTCGATATCTCGCGCGCCAAGCTGCGCACGATTGCGGGCGCCATCGGCTATGGTTCGGAAGAAGGCTTCCGCCTGCAGGCAAGCTGGGAGCATCGCAATCTCTTCCCGCCCGAAGGCGCGCTGCGCCTGCGCGGGATCGTGGGGACGCAGGAGCAGCTGGCCGGCGTCACCTTCCGCAAGAACAATTTCGGCGGCCGTGACCGCGTTCTCACGGTGGACGCGTACGCCAACACCATCGACAGCCCAGCTTTCGATGCGCGCACCGTGGCGCTGGTGGGTATTTACGAGCGCAAGTCGACGCTGCTCTTCCAGAAGGAAATCAGCTGGTCGGGCGGTCTCGAACTGGTCGCCACGCAGGAACGCCCACCGGACATCGATGGGGTGAGCCAGCCGCGCCAGACCTATTTCGTCGCCGCGCTACCGGGCACGATCCTGCTCGACCAGACCGACGATCTGCTCGATCCGACGCGCGGGTTCCGTCTCGGCGCACGCCTTTCGCCAGAGGCTTCCACTACCAACAGCGTCGAAAGCTTCTACCTGCGCAGCCAGGTCGACGGCAGCTATTACCAGTCGCTCGGGGACAAGCTGGTGCTGGCCGGGCGCGCGACCTTCGGCAGCATCCCCGGCGCCGATCTGCTCGACATCGCGCCCTCGCGCCGCTTCTACGCGGGCGGCGGCGGATCGGTGCGCGGCTATGGCTATCGCAAGATCGGACCGAGCGACGAACTGGGCGAACCTACAGGCGGCCGCAGCCTCGTCGAACTGGCGGTAGAGGCGCGCATCCGTACCGGCTTTTTCGATGGCGCGGTCTCGGTCGTGCCCTTCGTCGATGCGGGTTCGGTCGGCCCCGGTCCGACGCCCAACTTCGAGGAAATCAAGATCGGCGCGGGCGTGGGTCTGCGCTATCACACCGGCTTCGGCCCCTTGCGCGTCGATGTCGGCGTCCCGCTGACGCCGGACGAGGATGACGCGCCGGTCGCGGTCTATGTCTCGCTGGGACAGGCCTTCTGA
- a CDS encoding arginyltransferase: MTAPIRFPRFFVTSPAPCPYLPGRSERKVFTELRGDSADELNEALGRIGFRRSQTVAYRPSCLDCQACVSVRVVAQEFKASSSQKRTLKANDDLIASECRPWATEEQYDLLRRYLAARHPGGGMAEMDESDFADMVEHTPVSSYVIEYREPGVGNEPGKLVGACLTDVQGDGLSMIYSFYDPEIEDRAGLGNYIILDHIRRAADSGLPYVYLGYWVEGSDRMQYKVRYRPLERLTRGGWERMPEPEQKRLIARATAPRGERDGEPMPSKDGSQREYKLAD; the protein is encoded by the coding sequence GTGACGGCACCCATCCGCTTTCCCAGGTTTTTCGTGACCAGCCCCGCGCCGTGTCCGTACCTGCCCGGGCGCAGCGAACGGAAGGTCTTCACCGAATTGCGCGGCGACAGCGCGGACGAGCTGAACGAAGCGCTGGGCCGCATCGGTTTCCGCCGCAGCCAGACCGTCGCCTATCGTCCGTCCTGCCTCGACTGCCAGGCCTGTGTCTCGGTCCGCGTCGTGGCGCAGGAATTCAAAGCCTCGTCCAGCCAGAAGCGCACGCTCAAGGCGAACGACGACCTGATCGCTTCCGAATGCCGCCCTTGGGCGACCGAAGAGCAGTACGATCTGCTTCGTCGCTATCTAGCGGCACGTCACCCCGGCGGGGGCATGGCGGAGATGGACGAAAGCGATTTTGCGGATATGGTGGAACACACACCGGTATCCAGCTATGTCATTGAATATCGGGAACCGGGAGTGGGTAACGAACCAGGGAAACTGGTCGGTGCCTGCCTCACGGACGTGCAGGGCGACGGGCTGTCGATGATCTACAGCTTCTACGACCCTGAGATTGAGGATCGGGCCGGGCTTGGGAACTACATCATTCTCGACCACATCAGGCGCGCCGCTGACAGCGGATTGCCCTATGTCTACCTCGGCTACTGGGTCGAAGGGTCGGACCGTATGCAATACAAGGTCCGCTACCGCCCGCTCGAACGTCTCACCCGCGGCGGCTGGGAGCGCATGCCCGAACCCGAGCAGAAGCGCCTCATCGCCCGTGCAACCGCACCGCGCGGCGAACGCGACGGCGAACCCATGCCCTCCAAGGACGGCAGCCAGCGCGAATACAAGCTCGCCGACTGA
- a CDS encoding threonine ammonia-lyase codes for MTKASPLRSAEHATDQLTLDLVRAAAERIDGAVVKTPMMRSITLSEITGADIWLKFENHQFTAAYKERGALNALLQLSDEQRAKGVIAASAGNHSQGLSYHGRRLGVPVTIVMPSTTPSVKVMQTESVGGNVVLFGETFDEAYAHARELEAERGLTFVHPFDDPQVAAGQGTVALEMLEQKLDFDCLVVPIGGGGLMSGMATVAKALNPNIHMVGVQAKLYPSMYSHVTGTELPCGGDTLAEGIAVKEPGAFTRQIIAQLVDEVLLVDEPALEHAVSLLLQIEKTVVEGAGAAGLAAVLSNREKFAGKTVGLVLCGGNIDTRLLANVLVRDLARQGRLARLRITLQDRPGALYKVMREFNAHNVNIIEIYHQRIFTTLPAKGLITEIECEARDGAQIDRLVKELEGKGYTVELAELA; via the coding sequence ATGACCAAGGCATCTCCCTTGCGTAGCGCTGAGCACGCGACCGACCAGCTGACACTCGACCTAGTGCGCGCCGCCGCCGAGCGGATCGACGGCGCGGTGGTGAAGACGCCGATGATGCGCTCTATCACGCTGTCGGAAATTACCGGCGCCGATATCTGGCTGAAGTTCGAGAACCACCAGTTTACCGCCGCCTACAAGGAACGCGGCGCGCTCAACGCGCTGCTCCAGTTGTCGGATGAACAGCGGGCGAAGGGCGTGATTGCTGCCTCGGCGGGCAACCATTCGCAGGGGCTGTCGTACCACGGCCGCCGCCTCGGTGTGCCGGTGACCATCGTCATGCCCTCGACCACGCCGAGCGTGAAGGTGATGCAGACCGAAAGCGTGGGCGGCAATGTCGTCCTGTTCGGCGAAACCTTCGACGAAGCCTATGCCCATGCGCGCGAACTGGAAGCGGAACGGGGGCTGACTTTCGTCCATCCCTTCGACGATCCGCAGGTCGCGGCGGGGCAGGGCACGGTGGCGCTCGAAATGCTCGAGCAGAAGCTCGACTTCGATTGCCTCGTCGTGCCCATCGGCGGCGGCGGGTTGATGAGCGGCATGGCGACCGTCGCCAAGGCGCTCAATCCCAACATCCACATGGTCGGCGTGCAGGCGAAGCTTTACCCCTCGATGTATTCGCACGTGACCGGCACCGAACTGCCCTGCGGCGGCGACACGCTGGCCGAAGGGATCGCGGTCAAGGAACCGGGCGCTTTCACGCGCCAGATCATCGCCCAACTGGTCGACGAAGTGCTGCTGGTAGACGAACCGGCGCTGGAACACGCGGTTTCGCTGCTGCTCCAAATCGAGAAGACGGTGGTCGAAGGGGCTGGCGCTGCAGGGCTTGCAGCCGTGCTGTCCAACCGCGAGAAATTCGCTGGCAAGACCGTGGGTCTCGTCCTGTGCGGCGGGAATATCGACACGCGCCTGCTCGCCAATGTGCTGGTGCGCGACCTTGCCCGCCAGGGCCGTCTCGCGCGGCTGCGCATCACGCTGCAGGATCGCCCGGGCGCGCTGTACAAGGTCATGCGCGAGTTCAACGCCCACAACGTCAACATCATCGAGATCTACCACCAGCGCATTTTCACGACGCTGCCCGCCAAGGGGCTGATTACCGAAATCGAGTGCGAGGCCCGCGACGGCGCGCAAATCGACCGGCTGGTGAAGGAGCTGGAAGGCAAGGGCTATACGGTCGAATTGGCCGAGCTTGCCTAA